The Patescibacteria group bacterium genomic sequence ATTTTTTTATCGGCGACAATCGGAGAGGTCTCCGCGGCTCCGCCGCTTTTGTAGCGCCAGAAGATATTGCCATTATCGCTACCCATACTAGTCAGTTCGCCATTGCCGTTTAAAGCATAAACACGGTTATAGGCGAGGGCGGGGGCATCATTAAATTCATCGCCTCCTTCTTTAGACCAGGAGAGTGTGCCATCGCTGTAACGGAATGCGTATATTTTACCGTCTGTGCCTCCGGTGTAAATTAAATCATTTCCCGCTGATACAGAGGTCAATTTGGTGTTCGCGTCTGTTTCATATGACCAATATTGGTTGCCATTAGCAGGATTCAGGCAAAAAAGCTCAAATTTTTCCTCCGTGTTTGTTTCCACGCCCACATAAATTTTGTTTTTGTAAATCGCGGGCGAGGTTAAAATTTTGTCTCCTAGTTTTTCGCGCCAATCCCTTTTACCCGTTTGCACATTTAAGGCATAGAGATAGCCATCTTCTGAACCTATAAAGACCTGATTTCCGAGAACAACCGGTGAAGAATTAATTACCCCTTCAGTGAGATGGCGCCAGACTTGTTTTCCGTCCTGTACATTTAAAGCATAGACAAATTTATCTTGGCCGCCGATAATTACCTTATTTGCGCTGACGGTCGGCGAAGATTTCCCAAAAGATTTTTGGCCTTTGAAAGTCCACAGTTCTTTGCCGGTCTTTAAATCAAGGGCGTGCACTTTTCCGTCTAAAGCGCCAAAGAAGACTTTATTCTCGGCAACCGCGGGAGAGCCCAGAATGACTCCTTTTTGATTGTCCTTTTCTTTGAGTTCATAAGTCCAGGCAACTGTAGCATTGGCTGGCGATCCGCTGGTAGAAAATCCTGTTCGGTTGACATCGCCGTGAAAAGTGAACCAGGTGCTTGCTGATAAACCCAGAAGGTCAGGTTTAATAATGGTGATGCAGAAAACAGCAAGGGCGCCTGTACCTACACAAAGAAGGAGGGTTAAAAACTTTTTCATATTTTTGATTTTAATCCTTCGGCAAAGCTCAGGATTAATGGTGAGTCGTGCCGAACCATTAATTTTTTATTTTTATGATTTTTAAGGTTAGTTTGATTATAGCACATTTTTAGCTTATGCACAAAAGGCGCGAATTATTTATCCCCAGTTGTGATGAGAGGAATAAAGAACCAAAAAATGGTATAATAGAATCAATAATAATTATTAATTTACCCCGTTAGAAATAAATTTTTAAGCAGGGTTAGAGAACGAAGTTCTCTAACGGGGTTTACAAAAATGATTTTTGGCGTCATTTTGGTGGCAATAGGAATAATTTTTCTATTGCAAAACCTAGACATTATTACGGGTAATGCGTGGAAGATTATTTGGCCGATAGTGGTGATTTTGATTGGGATTGGGTTTATCTTTAATCGGCGGAGGCGTCTCGCAGATCAGAATCAGCCTAACCGCCGCAGGTTTTTCCAAGAGAGGCCTGGCCATTTCGAGCAAGAAAGTGGAAAGCGGAATAAGGAGGAATAAATTTAAAGTTTTAAGCGATCTAAAAGGGGAGGTTTTTTATTCCTTAAATATTTTACTCCATTAGAAATAAATTTCTAACGGGCTTTACGCATCTTGCGGGTATTTTTTGCATAGGCTGGGCTCGCGAAAACACTGGAACTGCCTCCTACGAAAATATTAGCACCCGCCCTTTTCAATGACCCTAGGTTGTGCTTGCCAATGTTGCCGTCTACTTCAATTTCTGTTTTTAAATTTTGTTTTTGAATTATCGTCTTCAGCTCCCTCACTTTATCTAAAACCGCGGGAATCCACTTTTGTCCCGCAAAGCCAGGGTTCACAGCCATCAGGAGGACAAGATCCAGCTCGGGAAGAAGATATTGAATTACGGAAAGAGGGGTGGCGGGATTGAGAGCAATGGCCGCTTTCGCGCCGAGAGTTTTAATTTGCGCCAAGACGCGTTGGGGGTGCAGATTGGCTTCAATATGAAAAGAGAGAATATCTCCTTTTTTTAATTCCCAGAGGTCAAGATATTGCTCGGGGTGCTCAATCATCAGATGAATGTCTAAGGGTAGGTTGGAAAACCCTCTTATTTTTTTAACTAAATCAGGACCGAAAGTAAAATTCGGGACGAAATGCCCATCCATAATGTCAATGTGGAGATAGTCCACACCGGCTTTTGTAAGTTTTTGAACTTCCGTCTCCAGATTGCCCAGATCGGCGCACATCAAGGAGGCGGAAATTTTGGGAGAAGACATAGTTAGAAATTTTTAATTTCTAATTTATAATTTTCATTAAATTTTTAATGAATCAATTTTTAAACAATATTAACTTTATTTTTTTCTAATGAGATTGAAAATTTTGAATTTTTAACGGAGTAGATGGTTTAGAAATTAAGTCATTGAAAATTTAATAGAAATTAGAAATTGAAAATTAAGAATTATCACTATCTTTTAATTACTTTGTAATCAGTGTTTATGGGGAATAAATTGAATGCCTTCAAGTAGTGCTCTAAACAGCCCTTCCCATTCCTTCGCAATCGTCTCCCAACCAAATCCAGCGAGAGCGCGTTTTCTCCCATTTTTGCCTGCCTCTTTGAGATTAGCGGGGTTTTTTAGGAGGCGGATAATAAGGGGGGCAAGTTCTTCCTGACGGCGGAAAACAAAACCAGTTGTTTGATCCTGAATGGTTTCTTCTAGAGCGGAAAGGCCGCCACCCACCACTGGTGTCCCTGCTGTTTGAGCTTCTAGCGCGCCAATGCAAGATGATTCTTGATTTCGTATTTGGGGATTCACGACCACGAGAGCGGCGGACATCATTTCTTCGGCGAGCAAGGAGGGGTGAAGAGCGCCTCGGAGATAAAGATGGTCGCGGATTCTTCCCTCCTGATTATAGATGTATTTTTTGATTTGGGCAAAGAATTCATCGCCGTCAAAATAACCCGTTACTTTGTCCGCGTCTTCTTTTTTATACTGCTCTATGGAGCCGCACATATGCAACTCTGCTTGGGGCAGAGCTTTCTGAATTTGGTAAAAGACTTTCAGAATTTTGTCTGGATTTTTCTGCCGGTTAAAAACACCGACATAAAGGATTTTATAGGGTTTTTTCGCGATGCGGCGATAAAGCTCTTCAGAAAATAGATTAAGATTCACCCCATTATAAATGAAAGTAAATTTATTTTTGATTTTTTGGCGGTAGGCTGGGTGGAGAAAATATTTCATTTTGAATAGGGGGGGAAAATGTTTTATAGTATGATGAAGCACGGTTTGGCAGGCGTAATGGGTGGTGCAGACTATCTGGTCAATTCGGTTGGCGAGAAGGTGTTCCACGGTGTTTGGTTTGAGGCTTAAGCCATTAGCCCAGCAGACGACTCTTTTAACCAAGGGCTTGTGGTGGAAGAGGACGTTGGATAGGCCGCCCACAAGAATAAGGATGTCCGCTTGCCCTATCTTTTGGAAGGCAATCCTAATTTCCTTTTCCGAATTTGCGCCTTGGGGGGAGAGGGGAATCCAGTGGATATGGTCTATTTCTTTTTCTTCCGGTGTTTGGCAGATAAAAAAAACTTGATGTTGATGAGCGAGTTGTTTGGCAAGATATCCGGCGGCGAATTCCGTTCCGCCCACAGGGTCTCCTTGGAAGGTTTCTGTATTGAATTTTTTGGGATACTCTCCGCGGTAAAAGATAATTTTCATGATTTTTTACCCTATTAGAGAAAGTTCATCCCGTTACAAACAAATTTGTAATGGGACACGCCGATTTTAACCCCGTTAGAAGTCCACACCAAAGGTGTGACAATCGCCTTTGGCGGTTTACTTCTAATGGGATCAGAGAATGAGATTCTCTAACGGGGTTTATTTGCCTCTAAAGATCTTGATGAAAAGATAAGATTTTATGGTATAATGTAAGTAGTCAAATTTCTGATTGCTCTAATTTCTAATTTTTAAATAATACCCAAACCCCAATGACTAATGTCCAAATACAGAATAATTTTATATTTTAGTTATTGGTCATTAGACATTGGTCATTATTTAGGTCAATTAGAAATTATCTTTATGCTTTACCTACTATTCATCTCTCTCTATCTAATTTTTGGCTTAATTCTTTTTCTGTTATTTTATTGTGTATTTAGTTGCTTTCGTGTCCGGAGGGAAAGAAGAGAAGGTTTGCTCCCTGTCCGTTTGAAAAGCGCCTTGCGGTTTTTGGAGGCGGAAGATAGCGTGACAACGGATGAGTATGGAGACTATTTTGATATCTCGGAAGAATTAAGCCTTAAAGATTTAGAGATGTTAGATAATTTAGGTCTCGCGGAGAGGGTGGGAGAAGGAAGAGATATCCATTATCGTTTTATCAGACGAACTTAAAATGGAGGCGCAAAATTTCGCGTTGTTATTTTAATGGTTAGGGTTTTTTAGTTTATGGTTGACGCGGAAAAAGATTTTATCTTTTAGTCTTTGGCCTAAGCCGTTGATACTTTGGTGGCCCAAAAGGATAAATCCGGGGATGGTCATCATGAGAGTAATAATGCGCAGGATGATTACAAAAGAGATTCCCGTTCCTAAAGGCACGTTGGTGATGAGAGATAATAGACCTTGGCCTAATTCGTGGATGCCCAAGAGAGTAGGAATGGGAACTAAAATGAGGGCTTGGGTAAGAGAGAAGATTAGAATTAATTCCAGAAAACCAGACGCATAGCCCAAGAAAAGGATGATGAGATAGAAACGGAGGAGATAACAACTAATATTAAGGAAAGCTAATAAAATAGTGAGGGGAAAGTCGCGAAGGTAATGATGCAGATAATAAATTATACAGCGGTCAATATTGTGAATAACCTTTTTGTTTTTTCGGAAAAACGCGATTTTTTTTAGACCGAAGTAATGGGTAACGAGGCTAAAGAAGCCGCGCTTTTGAATCGTGTAGTGGAAAAAGGCGATAATTAATACAAACAAGAACAAGAGTAG encodes the following:
- a CDS encoding PQQ-binding-like beta-propeller repeat protein; amino-acid sequence: MKKFLTLLLCVGTGALAVFCITIIKPDLLGLSASTWFTFHGDVNRTGFSTSGSPANATVAWTYELKEKDNQKGVILGSPAVAENKVFFGALDGKVHALDLKTGKELWTFKGQKSFGKSSPTVSANKVIIGGQDKFVYALNVQDGKQVWRHLTEGVINSSPVVLGNQVFIGSEDGYLYALNVQTGKRDWREKLGDKILTSPAIYKNKIYVGVETNTEEKFELFCLNPANGNQYWSYETDANTKLTSVSAGNDLIYTGGTDGKIYAFRYSDGTLSWSKEGGDEFNDAPALAYNRVYALNGNGELTSMGSDNGNIFWRYKSGGAAETSPIVADKKICFGNQSGNFYCVDRAGTLIWKKKLVGEVTAPAAVSPGMIIVVSHTDKNSTVTAFGK
- a CDS encoding DUF5668 domain-containing protein, translating into MIFGVILVAIGIIFLLQNLDIITGNAWKIIWPIVVILIGIGFIFNRRRRLADQNQPNRRRFFQERPGHFEQESGKRNKEE
- the rpe gene encoding ribulose-phosphate 3-epimerase, with product MSSPKISASLMCADLGNLETEVQKLTKAGVDYLHIDIMDGHFVPNFTFGPDLVKKIRGFSNLPLDIHLMIEHPEQYLDLWELKKGDILSFHIEANLHPQRVLAQIKTLGAKAAIALNPATPLSVIQYLLPELDLVLLMAVNPGFAGQKWIPAVLDKVRELKTIIQKQNLKTEIEVDGNIGKHNLGSLKRAGANIFVGGSSSVFASPAYAKNTRKMRKAR
- a CDS encoding glycosyltransferase family 4 protein, with product MKIIFYRGEYPKKFNTETFQGDPVGGTEFAAGYLAKQLAHQHQVFFICQTPEEKEIDHIHWIPLSPQGANSEKEIRIAFQKIGQADILILVGGLSNVLFHHKPLVKRVVCWANGLSLKPNTVEHLLANRIDQIVCTTHYACQTVLHHTIKHFPPLFKMKYFLHPAYRQKIKNKFTFIYNGVNLNLFSEELYRRIAKKPYKILYVGVFNRQKNPDKILKVFYQIQKALPQAELHMCGSIEQYKKEDADKVTGYFDGDEFFAQIKKYIYNQEGRIRDHLYLRGALHPSLLAEEMMSAALVVVNPQIRNQESSCIGALEAQTAGTPVVGGGLSALEETIQDQTTGFVFRRQEELAPLIIRLLKNPANLKEAGKNGRKRALAGFGWETIAKEWEGLFRALLEGIQFIPHKH
- a CDS encoding lysylphosphatidylglycerol synthase transmembrane domain-containing protein, with the translated sequence MLEKFKTQKRFLVLTLGVGLFLFLITTGKSGPRSIIATLGAFTIWDSLVIVAIFLVQYLLSTISISHILKKLNHPIAIKKLFPLELMRASISYVTPFSNNGGEPLEIYLLKKRYTIPYSAASAAIILEIILKIAVSLIFVAIGCGYIFFTTASPLLKTIFFSLLLFLFVLIIAFFHYTIQKRGFFSLVTHYFGLKKIAFFRKNKKVIHNIDRCIIYYLHHYLRDFPLTILLAFLNISCYLLRFYLIILFLGYASGFLELILIFSLTQALILVPIPTLLGIHELGQGLLSLITNVPLGTGISFVIILRIITLMMTIPGFILLGHQSINGLGQRLKDKIFFRVNHKLKNPNH